Proteins from one Planctomyces sp. SH-PL62 genomic window:
- a CDS encoding PP2C family protein-serine/threonine phosphatase codes for MNWDDIIIDASASDTGMRRQNNQDSHASVRATNRETWRRRGHLFMVADGMGAHAAGELASKMACDLIPHNYMKAKAGAADEAIAKAFRDVSAQIHVRAAANRDFEGMGTTCSSLLLLPEGALVAHVGDSRVYRAREGRIDQLSFDHSLVWELVRRNHLTSEQANVSIPKNVITRSLGPAEVDVDVEGPLAVRQGDVYLLCSDGLSGPVTDPELGAFAANFHPRDACRYLVHLANLRGGLDNITVQIVRIGPWVDPESGETDQRDAPKKSAANGVAKSWKDRLVERFTAPKPIQPLAPEDEHRYRSAECAIDERLVDTLSQLVEDVRETAISQAWSVDWTRLSDHRRKFAEAQAAANSWVMLREIGEMASMLGQAGRFHRKHAAT; via the coding sequence GTGAACTGGGACGACATCATCATCGACGCCTCGGCTTCCGACACCGGGATGCGTCGTCAGAACAACCAGGACAGCCACGCCTCGGTCCGCGCGACCAACCGCGAGACCTGGCGGCGGCGCGGGCACCTGTTCATGGTCGCCGACGGCATGGGCGCGCACGCCGCCGGCGAACTGGCCAGCAAGATGGCCTGCGACCTGATCCCCCACAACTACATGAAGGCCAAGGCCGGCGCGGCGGACGAGGCCATCGCCAAGGCCTTCCGCGACGTCAGCGCCCAGATCCACGTCCGGGCCGCCGCCAACCGCGATTTTGAAGGCATGGGGACCACCTGCTCGTCGCTCCTGCTCCTGCCCGAAGGGGCGCTGGTCGCCCACGTCGGCGACTCGCGGGTGTACCGCGCCCGCGAGGGCCGCATCGACCAGCTCTCGTTCGACCACAGCCTGGTCTGGGAGCTCGTCCGCCGCAACCACCTGACGTCCGAGCAGGCGAACGTCTCGATCCCCAAGAACGTCATCACACGGAGCCTGGGCCCGGCCGAGGTCGACGTCGACGTGGAAGGCCCCCTGGCCGTCCGTCAGGGCGACGTCTACCTGCTTTGTTCCGACGGCCTCTCCGGGCCCGTGACCGACCCAGAGCTGGGCGCCTTCGCCGCCAACTTCCACCCCCGCGACGCTTGCCGGTACCTCGTCCACCTGGCCAACCTCCGCGGCGGACTCGACAACATCACGGTCCAGATCGTCCGGATCGGCCCGTGGGTCGACCCCGAATCCGGCGAGACCGACCAGCGGGACGCCCCCAAGAAATCGGCCGCCAACGGCGTCGCGAAGTCCTGGAAGGATCGGCTGGTGGAGCGCTTCACCGCCCCCAAGCCGATCCAGCCGCTGGCCCCCGAGGACGAGCACCGCTACCGCTCGGCCGAATGCGCCATCGACGAACGCCTGGTCGACACGCTCTCCCAGCTCGTCGAGGACGTCCGCGAGACGGCCATCTCGCAGGCCTGGTCGGTCGACTGGACGCGGCTCTCCGACCACCGCCGCAAGTTCGCCGAGGCCCAGGCCGCCGCCAACTCCTGGGTGATGCTCCGCGAGATCGGCGAGATGGCCTCGATGCTCGGCCAGGCCGGTCGGTTCCATCGCAAGCACGCCGCCACCTGA
- a CDS encoding YdjY domain-containing protein: MCTLILPATILAALAWQAAPAGGPDPAEPPAAFQPDPAWKPLGPSLWFDGRSNPKRLIVRARVVFREGPLEHLLCLRGTKEHEAILATDAPPTLIHAGLLLTGAEPGGPVRFKPEFRPPHGPRIALDVRWRRDGEIAEADARTWVQDEKTRKQLDVDWVFAGSILYEDPATKKSVYAAEEGDLITVANFASAILDLPIVSSADDASRNFVAYTERIPPVGTEVQLILSPRPEKEAKDPKAP, encoded by the coding sequence ATGTGCACCCTGATCCTCCCCGCGACGATCCTGGCGGCCCTGGCCTGGCAGGCGGCCCCCGCCGGCGGCCCGGACCCCGCCGAGCCCCCCGCCGCCTTCCAGCCCGACCCGGCCTGGAAGCCGCTGGGCCCCAGCCTCTGGTTCGACGGCCGATCGAACCCCAAGCGGCTCATCGTCCGGGCCCGCGTCGTCTTCCGCGAAGGCCCGCTGGAGCACCTGCTCTGCCTCCGGGGGACCAAGGAGCATGAGGCGATCCTCGCCACCGACGCCCCCCCCACCCTGATCCACGCGGGGCTGCTCCTCACCGGTGCCGAGCCCGGCGGCCCCGTCCGGTTCAAGCCCGAATTCCGGCCCCCCCACGGCCCCCGCATCGCCCTCGACGTCCGCTGGCGACGCGACGGCGAGATCGCCGAGGCCGACGCCCGGACCTGGGTCCAGGACGAGAAGACCAGGAAGCAACTCGACGTCGACTGGGTCTTCGCCGGCAGCATCCTCTACGAAGACCCGGCCACCAAGAAGTCCGTCTACGCCGCCGAGGAAGGGGACCTGATCACCGTCGCCAACTTCGCCAGCGCGATCCTCGACCTCCCGATCGTCAGCTCGGCCGACGACGCCTCCCGCAACTTCGTCGCGTACACCGAGCGCATCCCCCCCGTCGGCACCGAGGTCCAGCTCATCCTCAGCCCACGTCCCGAGAAGGAAGCGAAGGACCCGAAGGCCCCATGA
- a CDS encoding type II toxin-antitoxin system ParD family antitoxin, with the protein MNVSLTPELEKYVDSKVRSGMYHTASEVVREGLRLLKEREELHQQKLVDLRAAVQVGIDQADRGDVVPLTRELIEDVKRRGRERQADRKSGRKS; encoded by the coding sequence ATGAACGTCTCGCTGACCCCCGAGCTTGAAAAGTACGTGGACTCCAAGGTCCGGAGCGGGATGTACCACACCGCCAGCGAGGTCGTTCGCGAAGGTCTGAGGCTCCTCAAGGAGCGGGAGGAGCTTCATCAGCAGAAGCTCGTCGACCTTCGGGCCGCCGTCCAGGTCGGGATCGACCAGGCCGATCGGGGAGACGTCGTTCCGCTCACCCGGGAGCTCATCGAGGACGTGAAGCGTCGCGGCCGGGAACGCCAGGCGGACCGCAAATCCGGGCGGAAGTCGTGA
- a CDS encoding type II toxin-antitoxin system RelE/ParE family toxin — MNEPVISREALADLDEAWEYLARRNPNTADRLLDRFFAAARMHAQFPLMGPSRDDISPGLRCFTARPYVAFYRVEGENIVVLRVLHGRRDLKRVMRSQPDPPS; from the coding sequence GTGAACGAACCGGTTATCTCGCGCGAGGCACTCGCCGACCTCGATGAGGCCTGGGAGTACCTCGCGCGTCGGAATCCCAACACCGCCGACCGTCTCCTCGACCGCTTCTTCGCCGCGGCCCGGATGCACGCTCAATTCCCGCTCATGGGACCGTCTCGCGACGACATCTCACCTGGCTTGCGATGTTTCACCGCTCGTCCTTACGTCGCGTTCTATCGCGTCGAGGGCGAGAACATCGTCGTGCTTCGGGTCCTGCACGGCAGGCGGGACCTGAAGCGGGTCATGCGGAGCCAGCCCGACCCTCCGTCGTAA
- a CDS encoding PhzF family phenazine biosynthesis protein codes for MNPVLTTVDAFTDRPFAGNPAAVCVLDAPAPEEWMQLVAREMNLSETAFLLPVDGGPRHGLRWFTPTVEVDLCGHATLAAAHVLWEEGRLAPDATAEFETRSGRLAARRVDGWIELDFPSKPVDRRVEDPAELEEIAAALRSPIVSAWRNPFDLLVELADEESVRDLAPDFGRVKAILGRGIIATSRSSDPAFDFVSRFFAPRVGVDEDPVCGSAHCCSGPFWASRLGRTDLRARQVSARGGVLRLRIGEERVALAGQAVTTFRGQLQGAAGI; via the coding sequence GTGAACCCCGTCCTGACCACGGTCGACGCCTTCACGGATCGACCCTTCGCCGGCAATCCGGCGGCCGTCTGCGTGCTCGACGCCCCCGCGCCCGAGGAATGGATGCAGCTCGTCGCCCGCGAGATGAACCTCTCGGAGACCGCCTTCCTGCTCCCGGTCGACGGCGGCCCGCGCCACGGCCTGCGCTGGTTCACCCCGACCGTCGAGGTCGACCTCTGCGGCCACGCGACGCTCGCCGCGGCCCACGTGCTCTGGGAGGAGGGCCGGCTCGCCCCCGACGCGACGGCCGAGTTCGAGACCCGAAGCGGCCGGCTCGCCGCCCGCCGGGTCGACGGCTGGATCGAGCTGGATTTCCCCTCCAAGCCCGTCGATCGTCGGGTCGAGGACCCCGCCGAGCTGGAGGAGATCGCCGCGGCCCTGCGGAGCCCGATCGTCTCGGCCTGGCGGAATCCGTTCGACCTGCTGGTCGAGCTGGCCGACGAGGAGAGCGTGCGCGACCTGGCCCCGGACTTCGGCCGGGTCAAGGCGATCCTCGGCCGGGGGATCATCGCCACGAGCCGATCGTCCGACCCGGCCTTCGACTTCGTCTCCCGCTTCTTCGCCCCCCGAGTCGGCGTGGACGAGGATCCCGTCTGCGGCTCCGCCCACTGCTGCTCCGGCCCCTTCTGGGCCTCCCGCCTGGGCCGCACCGACCTCCGCGCCCGCCAGGTCTCCGCCCGGGGGGGCGTCCTCCGCCTCCGCATCGGCGAAGAGCGCGTCGCCCTCGCCGGCCAGGCGGTGACGACCTTCCGGGGCCAGCTCCAGGGCGCGGCGGGGATCTGA
- a CDS encoding FG-GAP repeat domain-containing protein: MNAIQRADPATTTVPSSRDRRRRGGKTRLRARCELLEARALLSLFPGVRDYPVGVLNTAAAVGDFNRDGRLDLAVAGRAGVSVLPGLGDGGFGSEARFSPGGGAVSLAVADFNRDGFLDVVTANSFPDGVGVLLGDGSGSFLPASTFAVGGGPASIAVADVDGDGKLDVVTADAASSTVSVLRGDGLGSFAPAVSSPAGVRPVAVAAADLDGDGRAELIVADPGGGVVRILRGDGSGSFVEAAAFAVGSDPSAVAVGDLDGDGRLDLAVADRGADAVVVLYARPDGSYRAGRKTAAGPQPSSMALADLDGDGRLDIAVAASGDWSLVGKTITPTPSSTGGMTVLLNRRRGGFTRVRPELPTGADARGIVVGDFNNDGLPDLATANWYGYNASVALAQGPGRYPASPSYAAGATPGRLATGSIFRRGGADLVAADPTDRRVGLVRNLGGGRFARPRTLDVGVEPFAIALGDLDGRGWDAILAVGIEGEDGRLTVRQGLGHGRFGPVRSYAVGGLPRAVAVGDLDGDGRDDVVTANSGSGDLSILLNVGRGRLAIAGSVDAGRFPAYLGLGDLDGDGKLDAVVASSLGGEVLVLRGRGDGSFDPARAFPAPQFLQGIALADMNVDGRLDVVLSGTSPALSVLDNEGGGELSAAVGYAAPDWNGGNLVVADFDADGRPDVVMTQARGQIAAYVGAGTLHYDATYAVAPFIGSLVAGPFFGPGRTDLAVGDALGDLIYLFPGRAPAPAPRRFR; encoded by the coding sequence ATGAACGCGATCCAGCGGGCAGACCCAGCAACCACCACCGTACCCTCGTCTCGAGACCGGCGCCGACGAGGCGGAAAGACCCGCCTCCGCGCCCGCTGCGAGCTGCTCGAAGCCCGGGCGCTCCTCAGCCTGTTCCCGGGCGTTCGGGACTATCCCGTGGGGGTCCTGAACACGGCGGCGGCGGTGGGGGATTTCAACCGCGACGGCCGCCTGGATCTCGCCGTCGCGGGCCGTGCGGGCGTCTCCGTGCTCCCCGGCCTGGGCGACGGCGGTTTCGGGTCCGAGGCGAGGTTCAGTCCCGGCGGCGGCGCGGTGAGCCTCGCCGTCGCGGACTTCAATCGCGACGGCTTCCTCGACGTCGTCACGGCCAATTCGTTCCCCGACGGCGTCGGCGTGCTCCTGGGCGACGGCTCGGGTTCGTTCCTGCCGGCTTCAACCTTCGCGGTCGGCGGCGGGCCCGCCTCGATCGCTGTGGCCGACGTCGACGGCGACGGCAAGCTCGACGTGGTCACAGCCGACGCCGCCTCCAGCACGGTGAGCGTCCTGCGGGGCGACGGCCTCGGATCGTTCGCGCCGGCCGTCTCGTCGCCGGCGGGGGTCCGGCCGGTCGCGGTGGCCGCGGCCGATCTCGATGGCGACGGGCGGGCGGAGCTGATTGTGGCCGACCCCGGCGGCGGGGTGGTTCGAATCCTCCGCGGCGACGGGTCAGGCTCCTTCGTCGAGGCCGCGGCCTTCGCCGTCGGTTCCGATCCGTCGGCGGTCGCCGTGGGCGATCTCGACGGCGACGGACGGCTCGACCTCGCCGTCGCCGACCGTGGCGCCGACGCCGTCGTCGTCCTGTACGCGCGGCCCGACGGCTCCTACCGGGCCGGTCGAAAGACGGCGGCGGGCCCGCAGCCGAGCTCGATGGCGCTGGCGGACCTGGACGGCGACGGGCGTCTCGACATCGCCGTCGCCGCCTCCGGCGACTGGTCGCTGGTCGGAAAGACCATCACCCCGACCCCGTCGTCGACCGGCGGTATGACCGTGCTGTTGAACCGGCGTCGGGGCGGGTTCACGCGCGTCCGTCCCGAGCTCCCGACGGGTGCGGACGCGCGGGGGATCGTGGTAGGGGACTTCAACAACGACGGGCTCCCCGACCTCGCCACCGCGAACTGGTACGGCTACAACGCCAGCGTGGCCCTGGCGCAAGGACCGGGGAGATACCCTGCCTCCCCGTCCTACGCCGCCGGCGCCACGCCCGGGCGGCTCGCCACCGGCTCGATCTTCCGCCGCGGCGGGGCGGATCTCGTGGCCGCCGACCCGACCGACCGGCGCGTCGGTTTGGTGCGCAACCTGGGCGGGGGGCGTTTCGCCCGACCTCGGACGCTCGACGTCGGCGTCGAGCCGTTTGCGATCGCGCTGGGTGATCTCGACGGGCGCGGCTGGGACGCGATCCTCGCCGTCGGGATCGAGGGGGAGGACGGCCGCTTGACCGTCCGCCAGGGCCTCGGCCACGGACGGTTCGGCCCCGTCCGGTCCTACGCGGTGGGGGGCCTTCCCCGAGCGGTCGCGGTCGGCGACCTCGACGGCGACGGCCGGGACGACGTCGTCACGGCGAACAGCGGGAGCGGCGACCTGAGCATCCTGCTGAACGTCGGCCGGGGCCGGCTCGCGATCGCCGGAAGCGTCGACGCCGGGCGATTTCCCGCCTATCTCGGGCTCGGCGACCTCGACGGCGACGGCAAGCTCGATGCCGTGGTCGCAAGCAGCCTGGGCGGCGAGGTCCTCGTCCTAAGAGGCCGCGGCGACGGCTCGTTCGACCCGGCCCGGGCCTTCCCGGCCCCCCAATTCCTCCAGGGGATCGCGCTGGCGGACATGAACGTCGACGGGCGGCTCGACGTCGTCCTCAGCGGGACTTCGCCCGCGCTCAGCGTGCTCGACAACGAAGGCGGCGGCGAACTGTCCGCGGCCGTGGGCTATGCCGCGCCGGATTGGAACGGCGGGAACCTCGTCGTGGCCGACTTCGACGCCGACGGGCGGCCCGACGTGGTCATGACGCAGGCGCGAGGTCAGATCGCGGCCTACGTCGGAGCCGGGACGCTCCATTACGACGCCACCTACGCCGTCGCCCCCTTCATCGGAAGCCTGGTCGCCGGGCCGTTCTTCGGACCCGGTCGGACCGACCTGGCCGTCGGCGACGCCCTGGGCGACCTGATCTACCTGTTCCCGGGGCGGGCTCCCGCGCCCGCGCCCCGGCGATTCCGCTGA
- a CDS encoding ABC transporter ATP-binding protein: MDRPPLIVSDGLTKAYGPIHALRDLSMEVRQGEVYGLLGPNGSGKTTTIRLWLGLMKPTRGRASIFGLDCWRGGLQVRRLVSYLPGELRMPGSMSGLGVLKFLSGLRDGEGLDRAAAIAEKVMRLDLRRKVRKYSTGMKQKLALAQAFADPVDVLILDEPTSALDPSARVDVMNLIREAKALGQTVVFSGHVLSEIEAVCDRVAILRRGRLVHVEDMHARRRLRMLLVRFAGDSPPPFPEELGLSIRKPEGAALLLEHRGELGPLLRWLATVPVEDLAIGTEDLHSLYNEYHGPDAVDEEEDFTR, from the coding sequence ATGGACAGACCCCCGTTAATCGTCTCGGACGGACTGACTAAGGCCTATGGGCCGATTCACGCCCTGCGCGACCTGAGCATGGAGGTTCGTCAGGGAGAGGTTTACGGGCTCCTGGGGCCGAACGGGTCGGGCAAGACGACGACGATCCGGCTCTGGCTGGGTCTGATGAAGCCGACTCGAGGTCGGGCGTCGATCTTCGGGCTCGACTGCTGGCGAGGGGGCCTGCAAGTGCGTCGGCTGGTCTCCTATCTGCCGGGCGAGCTGCGGATGCCGGGCTCGATGTCGGGCCTGGGGGTCCTGAAGTTCCTGAGCGGGCTCCGCGACGGCGAGGGCCTCGACCGGGCGGCGGCGATCGCCGAGAAGGTGATGCGGCTGGACCTCCGGCGCAAGGTGCGGAAGTACTCGACCGGCATGAAGCAGAAGCTGGCCCTGGCGCAGGCCTTCGCCGACCCGGTGGACGTCCTGATCCTGGACGAGCCGACCTCGGCCCTCGACCCCTCGGCGCGGGTCGACGTGATGAACCTGATCCGAGAGGCGAAGGCGCTGGGGCAGACGGTGGTCTTCTCCGGCCACGTCCTCTCGGAGATCGAGGCGGTCTGCGACCGGGTGGCGATCCTCCGTCGGGGCCGCCTCGTCCACGTCGAGGACATGCACGCCCGCCGGCGGCTCCGGATGCTCCTGGTCCGGTTCGCGGGGGACTCTCCCCCCCCTTTCCCCGAGGAGCTGGGGCTCTCGATCCGGAAGCCCGAGGGCGCGGCGCTGCTGCTGGAGCATCGCGGCGAGTTGGGCCCCCTGCTCCGCTGGCTGGCGACCGTCCCGGTCGAGGACCTAGCGATCGGGACCGAGGATCTCCACAGCCTTTACAACGAGTACCACGGCCCCGACGCCGTCGACGAGGAAGAGGACTTCACCCGATGA
- a CDS encoding trans-sulfuration enzyme family protein: MPHDASASDATRCARAPESPRSISEPLAPPIQLSSVYRIAGLDEVDALFEGRADGFFYARDGHPNAAQLADKLAKLERAEAGVVCASGMGAIAASVLTLAEQGGRILVSEELYGKTTTLIARELARFGVTHDLFDPSKPETLRRALADAPDARLVVAETLSNPLLRVCDLEGIGAVAREADVPLLIDHTFAPLLCKPIAMGTTLVVHSLTKLIGGHADVTLGAVVGPRELIDRIHAVASTFGQTGSAFDCWLAMRGAVTLPLRVERTSRTALELARRLEVHPKVLRTSYPGLPSHPDHTLAKRQFSGGFGAMISFDAGGREQADRIIRGLRAIPFAPSLGDAQTTVSHPCTTSHRGQDPAVLGRLGVTPGLIRVSVGLEDVEDLWEDLAQALEFA, encoded by the coding sequence ATGCCCCACGACGCCTCCGCCTCCGACGCGACCCGATGCGCCCGCGCGCCCGAATCCCCCCGCTCGATCAGCGAGCCGCTCGCGCCGCCGATCCAGCTCAGCTCGGTCTACCGGATCGCCGGGCTCGACGAGGTCGACGCCCTGTTCGAAGGCCGGGCCGACGGCTTCTTCTACGCCCGCGACGGCCACCCCAACGCCGCGCAGCTCGCCGACAAGCTCGCGAAGCTGGAACGGGCCGAAGCCGGCGTCGTCTGCGCCTCGGGCATGGGGGCGATCGCCGCCTCGGTCCTGACCCTGGCGGAGCAGGGGGGCCGCATCCTCGTCTCCGAGGAACTCTACGGCAAGACCACCACCCTCATCGCCCGCGAGCTGGCCCGGTTCGGCGTCACCCACGACCTGTTCGACCCGTCGAAGCCCGAGACGCTCCGCCGGGCGCTCGCCGACGCCCCCGACGCCCGCCTAGTCGTGGCCGAGACCCTCTCCAACCCCTTGCTCCGCGTCTGCGACCTGGAAGGGATCGGCGCCGTCGCCCGCGAGGCCGACGTCCCCCTCCTGATCGACCACACGTTCGCCCCGCTGCTCTGCAAGCCGATCGCGATGGGGACCACGCTGGTCGTCCACTCCCTGACCAAGCTGATCGGCGGCCACGCCGACGTGACCCTGGGCGCGGTCGTCGGACCTCGCGAGCTGATCGACCGGATCCACGCCGTCGCCTCGACCTTCGGCCAGACCGGAAGCGCGTTCGACTGCTGGCTGGCGATGCGCGGGGCCGTCACGCTGCCGCTCCGGGTCGAGCGGACCTCGCGGACCGCCCTGGAGCTGGCCCGCCGCCTCGAAGTCCACCCCAAGGTGCTCCGGACCTCGTATCCGGGCCTCCCCTCCCACCCCGACCACACCCTGGCGAAGCGACAGTTCTCCGGCGGCTTCGGCGCCATGATCTCGTTCGACGCCGGGGGCCGCGAGCAGGCCGACCGCATCATCCGCGGCCTCCGCGCCATCCCCTTCGCCCCCAGCCTGGGCGACGCCCAGACGACCGTCAGCCACCCCTGCACCACCAGCCACCGCGGCCAGGACCCCGCCGTCCTGGGACGCCTCGGCGTCACCCCGGGCCTCATCCGCGTCTCCGTCGGCCTCGAAGACGTCGAAGACCTCTGGGAAGACCTCGCCCAGGCGCTCGAGTTCGCCTGA
- a CDS encoding ABC transporter permease subunit produces MKPFWTLVRKNFHDVRWSLFLSSAALFGLGWLLVHVASLQETRIRQALTDGKGFNWVRQMGLDADPPSIEIMMAFWNHPFIILLVSIWAIGRGTNAVGAEIERGTLDMVMSRPVSRSTYLAAQVLTSTLGLLTIAAALAAGAYAATFYNILKSPPPFWLLMRPAFNLAALAFPMYGYGLFFSSLDIVRWRPLMIASVLTLAGFIARVIAVIPVFKESVWRPWAERASLFTLYNPVDAVSERSHYDYDVAVLLGVGSAFIALAFLAFSARDLPANA; encoded by the coding sequence ATGAAGCCGTTCTGGACATTGGTCCGCAAGAACTTCCACGACGTTCGCTGGTCGCTCTTTCTCTCGTCGGCCGCCCTCTTCGGCCTGGGGTGGCTGCTGGTCCACGTCGCGTCGCTCCAGGAGACCCGGATCCGCCAGGCGCTCACCGACGGCAAGGGGTTCAACTGGGTCCGCCAGATGGGCCTGGACGCCGACCCGCCGTCGATCGAGATCATGATGGCGTTCTGGAACCACCCGTTCATCATCCTTCTGGTGTCGATCTGGGCCATCGGCCGGGGGACCAACGCGGTCGGCGCCGAGATCGAGCGCGGCACGCTCGACATGGTGATGTCGCGGCCGGTCTCGCGGTCGACCTACCTCGCGGCGCAGGTTTTGACCTCGACCCTGGGACTGCTGACGATCGCGGCGGCGCTGGCGGCGGGGGCCTACGCGGCGACCTTCTACAACATCTTGAAGTCGCCGCCGCCGTTCTGGCTGCTGATGCGGCCGGCGTTCAACCTGGCGGCCCTGGCGTTCCCGATGTACGGCTACGGGCTGTTTTTTTCGTCGCTCGACATCGTCCGATGGCGGCCGTTGATGATCGCCTCGGTGCTGACCCTGGCCGGGTTCATCGCGCGGGTGATCGCGGTCATCCCGGTGTTCAAGGAGTCGGTTTGGCGGCCCTGGGCCGAACGTGCGTCGCTGTTCACGCTCTATAATCCCGTGGACGCCGTCTCGGAACGCTCCCACTACGATTACGACGTGGCGGTGCTCCTGGGGGTGGGCTCGGCCTTCATCGCGCTGGCGTTCCTGGCGTTCTCCGCGCGCGACCTGCCGGCCAACGCCTGA